The genome window GTCGTTAAAAGCTTCCCTGAACCGCAGCCCTCCTCCATTGACTTTATAGCTATAGGCCAGATAGTGTACTTTATATGTTTGGGGGTGTATCCAATACACAAACTCATCATCAAAATCAATTCCTCCCCCTTCCGGGTTGAACGTTACCTTAATTTTATGGAAAGGAATATTTTTCAGCATAAACTGCCCCAGGTACTGTTTGTGGACAGAGGCATCGTTCAGACCATAAGGCAATAAGGCAAAATAGATAACAGAGTTTACAGAGTTTGAGTAGGCCAGTTTTTTATCTTCTGACAGGTCAATCCTTTTGCCATTCACTTCACGGTAAAAGCCGTTGTTCTGCAGTACGTCCTTCACATGGCCAGAAGAATCTCTAAAAGCTCTTGTATAGGTAAAAAAGCCATCATTTCTAAAAGCTGTATACTGCCTTTCTCTGAAGGTGAAGCGAACCAAGATTTTATCAAACAATTTGCCGCCGTGCGCTTTTATAGATAAGTCTACCACCTCCTGGGCTTTGCTTTTAGCCTTTATGGAAACGGGTATTTTATCGACTCCCTTCTGGCACGAAAGAACCGCGACTGCGTGTATTACAGCCAAAAAAAATTTACAACCTCGAAACCAATTATTTCTCATAAAATCAGCTAATCATTTTTTTTATTTTTCTAAATTCCCTTTCCTTTTGCAAGGAGAAGGCAATGAAACATCGAAAATGTAACCCCTAGAAAACCATATTCATCCTTGACACCGAAAAAGCTTTTAAAGCAAGTTTCCCAAGTTGCCTCGCCTTTATAATCCAAAATGTGCAGCATCCACAGGAACTCATACAATCTCTATTGGTTGAGCCGAATGGCCATCCCATTCAAACTTCATTAGGTTTGAAAAATCTATATTATCAGTCCTTAACTGATAAATAGCAGGTTGTGATAAGACTTCCTAATTGCTACCTATAATCCCAGGTTGAGGAGCTGTCATTTTAAGCAGGTTTTGGGATACTACATGACCGGCGTCCCTCCAATGCGTCTTCGAAATGGACGAGTCTATTGTTAGTGCCATTGTATCTGCCAGGATTAGGGAAACAGCCAGCGACACTTTCTGAGGGATTACAAAGAGAAAAAGAGGAGCCGGTAACAAGCGTGGGCTCCTCCTTTTCTCTTTGTTGCCTGACTTCCGGAATGACTGTTAAAGTACTGCCTCCATTCAAGCCTTTCTTCTGTTCTAACCTACTCAACCACCTCCCGGCCCAGAAGCTTCCGCACCCAGTTGCGCAAGGCATAAATACGGGAGTTGAGGTAGCACTCGCGGCAGTGGCTGAAGTTCCACAAGCAGTCCACCGTATCCGTGAACAGGTGGAACAGCAGCCCCACAGCCACCATTTGCGTCGCCGGCAGCAGCAGCAGTAGCGCATACACCGGGATGGCATAGAAGGAGTGCAGCGGGTGATACCCGATGCTGCAGCGCAACGGGTCGAAGATGGGTTTGGCTAGTAGGTGGTCCAAGTCAATGAGCATTGTAGCCAACATAATCAGGTAAGCGGTTTGCCACATCACGGGGAAAAACACCAGCGCCAATACGACCGGGAAAACAAAGTGCAGGCTATAGTGCACCAGCGTCTGGGCGCGGAATAACTGGGGGGAGGCGTACTGGCGGGGCCCGCGCGGGGCCACCGGCCGGGTAGCGCTGCTCACGGTATCCCCGGGCGTTGCTCTGGCATACCGGCGGCCCGGCTCGCCCGCTGGCTCTTTTTTCGCTCTGCGCACGTGGTCCCCCGTGTCCGCGACTTGGGGCCGCCCTTCCGCCTTTACCCGCCTGGGCAGGGTGGTGGGCTGCTCCTGGACGGTGACGGCCGTCGTCGTGTCGACGCGCGGTACTGGCCGCGGGGGTGGTACCCGCCCGTATGTAAAAACGTAGGGACGATAGCGGAGGACCGGCAACCGGTCACTACCAGCACCAGGCCGGTAGCGATGGATAGGATGAGGCGGACAACAGGCAAGGGCAGCATTGGACTACAATAGGCCGGATTAGTAGTGAATGGTCAGGCCGGCCCCCCACTTGTAGTCGCTGTCGTAGTTGGTGCTCAACGACACGTACTTGCTGACCATGTAGCGAAAGGTAAGGTTGTACTCCCGGTCCGTGTTCACCAGCAGGTCAGCGAATAAGTTGTTGCTCAGAGGCAGGTCCGTGCGTTCCAGCTGCAGGCGCACCTGGCCGTTGCTGTCCAGGCGCAGCTCCGAGCGCACGAGCAGGGGTAGTAGGTAATAGGCTCCCACGTCGAATACCCGTCGGTTGTTTTTGGTGTTGCGTTCGCCTTCCGCGAGCAGCGTGCGGTTGTTGCGGTAGTCGAAGCCGACGAACGCGGCGAGAAACTGCCGGTTGTCGAGGTAGCGCAGCAGGTGGGTTTCGGTTTCGAAGTTGCCCTGGTAGTTCACCCGGCCCTCGAACTCCAGCGCGTGGCGGTTGTTGGAGAGGGTGCTTTCTAGAAAAGTGCCTTGCGAGTGCGCCATCAGGTCGGCCCATAGGTAGGGCCGGTTGTCTTCCTTTTTCAGTTCCTTGTAGTCGGTGCGGGCGTACTCGTTCTGCGGACTTCCCTCGTAGCTGATGACGCGGGCCATGCCAGCCATCATGTGGTAGAGGATGTGGCAGTGGAAAAACCAGTCCTGCTCCTCGTTGGCGTCGAACTCGATGGTGACCTTGCCCATGGACTGAATGTCGAAGGTGTGCTTCATGGGCGAGTAGGCGCCCTGGGCGTTGACGAGCCGAAAAAAGTGCCCGTGCAGGTGCAGGGGGTGGCGCATCATGGTGGTGTTGGTGAAGGTCATGCGCACGTTCTCGCCCTTGCGGATGGGAATCTTGTCGGCCTGCGACAGGGTCTTGTTGTCGAACGACCACACGTAGCGCAGCATGTTGCCGGTCAGGGTCAGGTTTATTTCCCGCCACTGCTTGGTGGAATCGAGCGTGGTAGGGTTGAGAGCCCGGAGCATATTGTAATTGAAGTCGCCGGCGCTGCCGCTCATGCCGGCCATGCCGCCCATGTCCATGCCCGACATGCCGCCCATGTCCTGCATGCTGCCCATGCTTTTACCGGCTTTTTCCTGGGCATTCTCCGGCCGGTTCTGCGGCGAGGGCGCCGTGGTGGCGGGCGGCGCCCCGTGCTGCATGTCCATCCCCGGCATCGGCGAGCCACTGGCTGGCTTCTGGCCCGACATGTCCATGCCTTTCATTTCCCCACCGCCCTGCTGCTTGGTCATGCCGGCGCCGCCCATGTCCATGCCGCTCATGCCCTCCATGCTGTTCATTTCGCGCATCATCTGGAAGTAGTTGATGCGGGGCAGGTCCGGCGCTTTCATCGGCTCGCCCTCCCCGATGTAGGTGGAGGTGTAGCCCGTGATGTCGTTGGCCGTGGCCCGAAACTCGGCCGCGCCCATGGTGGGCACCGTGACCAGCAGGTCGTAGGTCTCGGCCGTGGCAATTTCGAGCTTGTTGACCGGGAAGGGCTCCACGTTGATGCCGTCGGCGGCAATCACCTGCATGGGGCCGCCGGCGTACTGCAGGAAAAAGTACGAGGAGGCGCTGCCGTTGATGACGCGCAGGCGCACTACCTCCCCGGGCTTGGCGTCCTTGAAATACCCTTTTTCCTGCCCGTTGGTCAGAAACTTGTTGTAGTAGATGTCGGTCAGGTCCATGGCCGGCATGCGGCCCCACTCCTGCTTGAGCTTGTCCTTGAAGTAGCCGGCGGCCAGGGCTTCCCCGTAGCTCTGGGTGGCGCCTTTCTGCACGGCAAACCACTCGCCCGTGCGCTTGAGGTAGCGCAGCACCTCCTTGGACTTGTGGTCGGTCCAGTCGGAGAGCACCAGCACATACTCCTTCATCTCGTAGGGAATACGCTTGGGGTGGATGACAATGGAGCCGTAGACGCCGTCCTGCTCCTGCAGCATAGTGTGGGAGTGGTACCAGTAGGTACCGCTCTGAATCAGGGGGAATACAAACGTGTGGGTGCCGCCCGGCTCGACCGGGGCCGTGTTCAGGTAAGGCACGCCGTCCTGCTCGTTAGGCAGCAGCAGGCCGTGCCAGTGAATGGAAGTTTCCATGTGCATCTGGTTGTGCACCCGAATCACGGCGGTGTCGCCCTCGTTGAAGGTGAGCGTGGGGGCCGGAATCTGGCCGTTGATGCCGATGGCCCGGCGGGTGCGGCCGGTGAAGTTGACCAGGCGCTCGTCGACGTATAGGTCATATTCCACCCGCTTGCCCACGTAGCTGCTGCGGGGCGTCACGACTTTGCCTTGTAGCTCGGCGGCCGGGGGTGCGGACTGGGTCAGGTGGGGTTCGGTGCCCTTAGCTATGCGCATGCCGGACATGCTTTGCGCCCAGGCGGGCAAGGTAGCCAGCAGCGCAGCCAGTAGAAAGAGTATTCTCATTGTCAATTAGTTACTGCTTTTGGGTTGGTTGCGCGCCGGGTTGTTGTCCTCGAAGCGAAACTTGTCCAGGGGACTGGGCATCGCCATGCCCGGCATTGTCCCCGCGCCCTTCCCTTCCATTCCCTTCGTATCGCCCATACTAGGCATGGGTTCGCCCTTTTTCATGCCGGGCATGCCCGGCATGTCGTTCATTGGCTGGCGGGTCGTGGCGGGCTTTTGGCCGCCGGCGGGCGGCATGCCGGGCATGTTCTCCATGCCCGGCATCGTACCCATATTGCCCATGGCGGGCTGATTCCGGGGCGTATTTTTAGAGCGGGCAGGACCCATGTCCATGCCCGGCATGTTGCTCATGTCCATCGGTGCGGGCTGTGCTTTACGGCCGGGAGCCGGGGCGGAGGAACGCGGCGTGCTCATCCCGGGCATATTCATCCCCGGCATATCCGCCCTGGCCCCTGGCCGCGGGGCCCCGGCCGCCGGTGCCCGCGAGGGTTGGCCGCCGCGCGGTTGAGGGGGCATGTTCATGCCCTCCATTCCGGGTTGGGCCTGGTTAGGCGAGCCGCTGGCCGACGGGCCCGCGGGCGGCGGGTCGTGCGGTACAGGATCCAGGTGGGGCGCGTCGGTGCCGGGCGACGGCATGTCCATAGCGGGCATAGCTTCCTCCCCGCCGTGGCCGTGGCTTTTATCGAGCAGGTTGCCCTTGGGGCCCACGCCCTCCACGTATACTAACTGGGCACCCCGGTGGCCGGCCACGGAGAGCGCGCCGGCCGCGGCCACGGCCACCACCAGCACCAGCCCTTCGTAGGACCGGCGCTCAATCTTAAAGTATCGGCCTACGCCAGCCAGCAGCAGGGTGATGCCCGATAGCCACAGGGTATAGCCCGCGTACTGCTCGTGGGCGGCGTAGACCGCGGCCGCCCGGGGCGACAAACCAGCCGCCGCCGCGTGGAACACCGTGCTAGCCGCCAGGGCCCCGGCAAAGCCGCCGGCCATGATACCCAGCGTTATCCAGCGCACCGGGGGCCAGTTGCGATACACCAGCAGGCCCTGCAGGGCGGCGGCCAGCATAATCAGAACGATGGGCACGTGCACCACCAAGGGGTGCAGATTGGGAAAATCTGAAAACATAGAGCCGAATGGGATAAGGCTGGTACACGAGAAAACCCCGGCTCACCGCAAGCAGCAGCGCGGGGGACCGTTCCCGGAGGGCGAGGGAGAGAAGCGCTGACCGCCAGTTCTAGCCAAGTGGTCGGTGCTTTTCCTTGTGCTTCCATACGTGGTCAGCTCGCCCCAATGTTTGCATACACAAGGTCGCCCGGTTGCATAATTTCAAGCGCGCCGGACTCGGCTTTGAGCGGCTTTGGTGGGCCGCTAAAAGAAAAACGCCCGGCACAGGGCCGGGCGTTTCATCCAAGCGTGGAGCCGCTTACTTGGCGGCACAGCAGGCGGGCACTCCAGCCAAGGTGCAAGCGGCTGTTCCTTTATCGGGACAGTTTTGCACCAGTGGGCACTCTGGGGTGCCTTTGAGCGGGCAGTCCGTCGTGTTGCTGGGGCTGGCAAAGCCGAACAGGGCCCCGCCGGCCAGCAGAACCGCAGAGGTGAGCATCAACACTTTCTGTTTCATACAATAAAGGGTTTGAGTGAGCCGGCCGGATACGGCAGCCAGGCCGATGAGTAAACGCAGGCCGGGCCCTGCAAGGGTGAAGTGGCTAAGCCGCCTGGCCAATTCCAGCGGCCTCCAAGGCTTCCTTGGTGATGGCCCCGGTTTGGCAGCAGGCCAGCAGGGTACCGTTGACGGCCACGGCGGGCAGGCTTTGCACGCCCAGCAGGCGGGCGCGGCGCAGGGCCGGGTTGCCGGCTTCGGTCTCAGTCAGGTTGTGGGTGATGATGTCGCAGCTGCTGCAGGCGGTGCTTTTAACCAACTCGACCACGGGGCTGCACAAGGGGCACCCGGCGGTGAAAACTTCTATAATGCGTTTCATGGAAGGGCGTTGATAAGTAATAGTACAAAGCTCGGCCCGCTCCCCGGGTATCGGTCAAGCGTTACTTCCTGTTTTTTTCTCCCCCTTGGAATTGTGCTGCTCCAGCCGGCCGCCAATCTCGCGCAGCTCCTGCATTTTCTGCGTCAGCTCGGCATTCGTCAGGTTCGGGAACTGCTGCCGCAACTCCTCGATGCGCCCGGCGTCCTGGCAGTTGCCGGGGCAGGCGCTCACCACGTCCACGAGTTGCAGGGCTAAACTTTTGCGAAATACCTCGTCCAGCAGCAGGTGCTCGGCGCTGCCCAGCCCATTGGTCACGGCCTTAAACTGCACCAATATTTGCTCGGGCTCGGTGGCTTCCGCGTCCAGCATTTTGACAATGCCGTGCAGTTGGCCGGCCAGCATGTTCAGGCGGCTTTTCAGGTCGCGGGTGAGATCTTTAGGGAGCATAGTTCACGATTTTCAGCAATAACCACGCCCCTAGGGGTGTCCGTCAAGCAAAAAAAAGAATGCCCAATTCGTGTTTGGACATTCCTTC of Hymenobacter radiodurans contains these proteins:
- a CDS encoding DUF6503 family protein, with amino-acid sequence MRNNWFRGCKFFLAVIHAVAVLSCQKGVDKIPVSIKAKSKAQEVVDLSIKAHGGKLFDKILVRFTFRERQYTAFRNDGFFTYTRAFRDSSGHVKDVLQNNGFYREVNGKRIDLSEDKKLAYSNSVNSVIYFALLPYGLNDASVHKQYLGQFMLKNIPFHKIKVTFNPEGGGIDFDDEFVYWIHPQTYKVHYLAYSYKVNGGGLRFREAFNDREINGVVFQDYINFEPLSDTASLEHLDKAFLTESLKKLSDIHLENILVTINK
- a CDS encoding DUF6122 family protein, translating into MPVLRYRPYVFTYGRVPPPRPVPRVDTTTAVTVQEQPTTLPRRVKAEGRPQVADTGDHVRRAKKEPAGEPGRRYARATPGDTVSSATRPVAPRGPRQYASPQLFRAQTLVHYSLHFVFPVVLALVFFPVMWQTAYLIMLATMLIDLDHLLAKPIFDPLRCSIGYHPLHSFYAIPVYALLLLLPATQMVAVGLLFHLFTDTVDCLWNFSHCRECYLNSRIYALRNWVRKLLGREVVE
- a CDS encoding multicopper oxidase domain-containing protein; the encoded protein is MRILFLLAALLATLPAWAQSMSGMRIAKGTEPHLTQSAPPAAELQGKVVTPRSSYVGKRVEYDLYVDERLVNFTGRTRRAIGINGQIPAPTLTFNEGDTAVIRVHNQMHMETSIHWHGLLLPNEQDGVPYLNTAPVEPGGTHTFVFPLIQSGTYWYHSHTMLQEQDGVYGSIVIHPKRIPYEMKEYVLVLSDWTDHKSKEVLRYLKRTGEWFAVQKGATQSYGEALAAGYFKDKLKQEWGRMPAMDLTDIYYNKFLTNGQEKGYFKDAKPGEVVRLRVINGSASSYFFLQYAGGPMQVIAADGINVEPFPVNKLEIATAETYDLLVTVPTMGAAEFRATANDITGYTSTYIGEGEPMKAPDLPRINYFQMMREMNSMEGMSGMDMGGAGMTKQQGGGEMKGMDMSGQKPASGSPMPGMDMQHGAPPATTAPSPQNRPENAQEKAGKSMGSMQDMGGMSGMDMGGMAGMSGSAGDFNYNMLRALNPTTLDSTKQWREINLTLTGNMLRYVWSFDNKTLSQADKIPIRKGENVRMTFTNTTMMRHPLHLHGHFFRLVNAQGAYSPMKHTFDIQSMGKVTIEFDANEEQDWFFHCHILYHMMAGMARVISYEGSPQNEYARTDYKELKKEDNRPYLWADLMAHSQGTFLESTLSNNRHALEFEGRVNYQGNFETETHLLRYLDNRQFLAAFVGFDYRNNRTLLAEGERNTKNNRRVFDVGAYYLLPLLVRSELRLDSNGQVRLQLERTDLPLSNNLFADLLVNTDREYNLTFRYMVSKYVSLSTNYDSDYKWGAGLTIHY
- a CDS encoding DUF2231 domain-containing protein, which produces MFSDFPNLHPLVVHVPIVLIMLAAALQGLLVYRNWPPVRWITLGIMAGGFAGALAASTVFHAAAAGLSPRAAAVYAAHEQYAGYTLWLSGITLLLAGVGRYFKIERRSYEGLVLVVAVAAAGALSVAGHRGAQLVYVEGVGPKGNLLDKSHGHGGEEAMPAMDMPSPGTDAPHLDPVPHDPPPAGPSASGSPNQAQPGMEGMNMPPQPRGGQPSRAPAAGAPRPGARADMPGMNMPGMSTPRSSAPAPGRKAQPAPMDMSNMPGMDMGPARSKNTPRNQPAMGNMGTMPGMENMPGMPPAGGQKPATTRQPMNDMPGMPGMKKGEPMPSMGDTKGMEGKGAGTMPGMAMPSPLDKFRFEDNNPARNQPKSSN
- a CDS encoding YbbN family protein, whose product is MKRIIEVFTAGCPLCSPVVELVKSTACSSCDIITHNLTETEAGNPALRRARLLGVQSLPAVAVNGTLLACCQTGAITKEALEAAGIGQAA
- a CDS encoding metal-sensing transcriptional repressor, yielding MLPKDLTRDLKSRLNMLAGQLHGIVKMLDAEATEPEQILVQFKAVTNGLGSAEHLLLDEVFRKSLALQLVDVVSACPGNCQDAGRIEELRQQFPNLTNAELTQKMQELREIGGRLEQHNSKGEKKTGSNA